The genomic segment AAGATGTCTTGGACATATGCCGGCGATAACAGTTGACGATGTTCATCGACTGGTCAGCATTTTTTCACCCGCACCCCAAAGCAAACGAGAAAAGGgttttatactgtatatatcgcAATATTTGCACAATTTTGAAGGTAAGTCACAACAACATGATATCCATGCTACGTGCTAAAGTTATGTTATCTGGTAAATGTTATGTTATCTCTATACATTATAAAAGTCGAAATCGTGCGTTAGATGTTTGTCTTAGCCCTTGTTTAGTTTATGATGTTATGTTCGGAGGCTATGTGTTGTTGACACTCCTACGTGTTATATAGGCAGTAGCCTAAAAGTATCAAAcgttgattcgttcgttttcaAGTTAGCAAACTGTGATTGCCTGTGTATGAACAAACGAACTTTAGATGGACAACAATATTTTCCTATTAGAGTTGCTAGTCATTGTTCTTACCAACTAACTTGCATGCTATCCTATTAATTACTAACTTGCTAAAATTGTTATTTTTCCACAGTGTCTGACAAAGATCAGGGTTCAGGAGAGGTGATGGTCAGGGCAGAGTGCTACAGGTCAATGAGGAAGTCAGAGAAACCTCACAAGCTCAGAGTATGGATACAGTCAGCGGCAGTGTGAAATTGTGTTAGGCCTAATGTTCGGTAGGGTATTGTtaggttttagggttagggtatggTTGGGCTTAGAGTAGAGTTTCCTAGGATCATGCCAGGCTGTCAAGGGAGGTGTTCAGGCAGAATTTGAATATACATCAGGCAggcttttaatatatatatccctTGACATGAGTAATACTGTCAAGGGATATGTATTGATTACGTTGAATACATTGGTATGTTGTACTTTATAGGTGGTCCTAAAAGATGTGCAGCCTGTGGAGCTCCTGCACTTCCACTGCACCTGTAAGGCTGGAAAGGCATTGTGCAACCACGGTGTTGCACTTCTGTTTCAAGCTGCGCACTATTCGCAGTTGAAACTCCAGGTTGTCCCCCCAACGTTGAGCTGCACTGAAGGGGAACAACAGTGGCATAAGCCTAGAGTTATGGTGAGTTCATTCAATCCAACCTTTCATGCATACATTGTACCTGCTTTAAAACAATCCTACTTGCCAcattctgtatttattttttaccatatTGCTGTAGGGGATAAAGCCGGGCCCTGTTGACAAGATGGCTGTGATCTCGGCCAAACCAAAAGCCAGAAAGACCACAGAGGGAGTGCGGTAAGTGCTCTATTTATGGGATTTCAGAATACATTATATTGGCCAATAGCATTTATAACCAGTGATGGGAAACTGGCATTATTGTTACAAAGTAGGTTCTATGTGTAATTATATTCTCTACGGTAGTGAGTTATAGGTTCAACTAATTTCATCAATGATTGATTCCACTCACCTCTAAGTGTCAAACTCTTTAGCAGGTGTCTATAAAATTGTCAAAAGCCTGAATTGTAATTCATGATATTCAGTGTTATTATTAATTCAGATGACCCGTTATTGTATTACATTTGCAGAATGCTCTTCCACTCAAGCAGAATGTATTACTCTGTTgcagattttgtgtgtgtgtgtgtgtgtgtgtgtgtgtgtgtgtgtgtgtgtgtgtgtgtgtgtgtgtgtgtgtgtgtgtgtgtgtgtgtgtgtgtgtgtgtgtgtgtgtgtgtgtgtgtgtgtgtgtgtgtgtgtgtgtgttctaaaaTACAGGAGCAAACTGTACAAAGGTCTTCATGGGGAACTTCCTGACCTCTCAGTTCTTCGGGTGTCGGAGGTATACAAAGACTTTGCTGCTGCTGACCGCCCTATGATCTGCAGCATGGGGATAACTGCAGATATTCCACTAGTGGACTCGCTGTTTGGAAAGGTTCAACATGGAAGTCCCGTGTCGTACCAGCAACCTGCCAAAGACCAGGTAAAGGCTCTCCATGATGCCACACCCCCTCCATCGTTGCCACTCCAGGCCTACAGACTTGAGCCATCAGAGTGCATGTTTGCGTGTTCcagaaaacaacaactgcaCATGCAAAGTCTTCAAGTCACCGAGGATTTGGCCCATAAGATCGAATGTGGTACCCGAGAGCAGAGCTTGTGTGCCGATTGGTACAATGTTCGGAAACCACGGGTGACAGCATCTCGTTTCAGAGAAGTCTGTCATGTGGGCAAGGCCTCTGAAGAGGGACTTGCGGAACGGATTCTTAGAGGGATACGGCAGACCGCAGCTATGAAGAGGGGTTTGGAGTTGGAGGCTGATGCAGTCTGGGAGTACTGCCAGATAAAGAGAGTCAACCACTACAAATGTGGGTTTGTAGTACACCCAGATGCACCTTGGATTGGTGCCTCGCCGGATGGGGTTGTTTTTGACCCATTAGAACAGCCGGAGTTTGGCCTTTTAGAGATAAAATGTCCCAACATTTCTAATTACATAGACGCACCTTATCTGAAGGTAATAAGTGGTTCAGTGCAGCTCAAACCAACCCATGCCTACTATTGGCAAGTTCAGGGCCAACTGTTGGTCACAGGTATGAGTTGGTGCGATTTTGTTGTCTCTGCCCAAGATGATGTTTTCATCCAGAGAATCCAGAGGGATGAGGGCATGATGCCAACAATGAAGCGTGGGATTGACATGTTTTTCTTCAATGTATACATGGACAAATACCTGGCAGTGGCATGAGTTGTTGATTTCATTTTAGCAGATGACTCCTTTAAATCTTATGTGACTAATGATTAAGTTAATTGTACATGTTCATTTGAATGCTTTGTTTATTGAAGGGCAATCTCCTTTCTCTTTATTTAATTCCCCCCTATCCCTTGATTTTTCAATAAATGATAACGTATTCAAACATTTTATCAGTTGTCTCCCTCCTTTTTGTTGCACCTCTTTAACGAGCAAAGGTTCGTAACAGGCAGTGACACGTCATGCTAACGATTAATGAAATTTTACTCTTTCAAATACATTTCACTTGAAATCTATATGTGTTTTTCCTTTCTGAATTACAGATAAATGGTCCTTTGCATCTTTAAAAAATCCATCACAGCCAATAGGACACAGAACAAAGCTGTAGACTACATTTATGAAGTAAAACAGTTTTATTTAAAGAGTAACAACAAatcacttaaaaaaataaaaaaaacagtatgGAGTATGGTTAAATAGCATGTTTATTTTGCTAGGAGAGTATGGTGTGGGAGTCCATGGATAAGGATACCTGGCCACCAGAAAATCAGACCATCCATTTCTTGACCAGGGGTCCGTACTGATAATTGGAGAGGAGACATGCAACAGTGAACAGTTGATTTATACTGCcacaaatagagagagggatgacCGTGTCAAAAAGTTTGTTTTCTTTGACCCTCCTAATGAGCCTCTCCACGTGGACTCTCAGGCGTGCAATCGACTGGGTTTTAAGGATGTCTACCTCTGACATTTGCTCCTGTTTGTGCATAAAAGCAGGGCGATGCACTTTCCCAGAAACTAGCTCATCTATCAAAAACCCCTTGTCTACCATAACCTCCATGTCGGGTGTTAGGAGAGAGGTGATGCCGGAGTGACGGAAAATCTCCTTGTCACTGATGGAGCCTTCAAAAAGTGCTGACACAAATGTCAATGCTCCATGGGGGGACATGCCAATAAGTGCTTTGAAGGTACAGTGCGACTTGTAGGCGGAGAATACCTCACTTTGAAGCAGAAGGGAGGTA from the Gadus macrocephalus chromosome 7, ASM3116895v1 genome contains:
- the LOC132460970 gene encoding uncharacterized protein LOC132460970, with protein sequence MFIDWSAFFHPHPKANEKRVLYCIYRNICTILKVVLKDVQPVELLHFHCTCKAGKALCNHGVALLFQAAHYSQLKLQVVPPTLSCTEGEQQWHKPRVMGIKPGPVDKMAVISAKPKARKTTEGVRSKLYKGLHGELPDLSVLRVSEVYKDFAAADRPMICSMGITADIPLVDSLFGKVQHGSPVSYQQPAKDQVKALHDATPPPSLPLQAYRLEPSECMFACSRKQQLHMQSLQVTEDLAHKIECGTREQSLCADWYNVRKPRVTASRFREVCHVGKASEEGLAERILRGIRQTAAMKRGLELEADAVWEYCQIKRVNHYKCGFVVHPDAPWIGASPDGVVFDPLEQPEFGLLEIKCPNISNYIDAPYLKVISGSVQLKPTHAYYWQVQGQLLVTGMSWCDFVVSAQDDVFIQRIQRDEGMMPTMKRGIDMFFFNVYMDKYLAVA